One segment of Candidatus Nitrospira nitrosa DNA contains the following:
- a CDS encoding BON domain-containing protein, whose product MAMRFQWLVILSLLIFWPIGTSSQASDGHDKEGMPEKEKPSPSSSPPAVPTVKSEAATEHKEAVPEKPAVRQQPSPAESKPAKAESATDRKEGLSEKPSPSSSQPPTVPAVKNEAATEHKEVVPEKPAARQQPSPASSDSQPTPHKSPAESKPTKAESATDRKEGTLEKIPARPSSSAATDGHGAAPKSLGEIKPQGQPAPTIKADLPPSAEIDIKEKETAAKKPMASLILSVKLALMGDLRLFRYEIEVEDDKQVVTLSGRVANEEDKTAATEVAQAVSGVKAVTNKLIVEKDLAKTLLKKQDEILTLLIKERFAKSATLKAANFDVKTEEGIVQLNGTVRFQVIALEAAEAARQVPGVRAVNTEKIRLEGES is encoded by the coding sequence ATGGCCATGAGATTTCAATGGTTGGTTATTCTCAGTCTGCTCATATTCTGGCCGATAGGGACCAGCTCGCAAGCGTCCGATGGGCATGACAAGGAGGGCATGCCGGAAAAAGAAAAGCCGTCCCCGAGCTCGTCACCACCAGCTGTCCCTACAGTGAAGAGTGAGGCGGCGACCGAGCACAAAGAGGCTGTGCCGGAAAAACCGGCAGTACGGCAGCAGCCGTCACCGGCAGAGTCCAAGCCGGCCAAAGCTGAATCCGCAACGGATCGCAAGGAAGGCCTGTCTGAAAAGCCGTCCCCGAGCTCGTCACAACCACCAACTGTCCCTGCAGTGAAGAATGAGGCAGCAACCGAACACAAGGAGGTCGTGCCGGAAAAGCCGGCAGCCCGACAGCAGCCGTCACCGGCTTCTTCCGACTCCCAACCCACGCCGCACAAGTCGCCGGCAGAGTCCAAGCCGACCAAGGCTGAATCAGCGACGGATCGCAAGGAAGGCACGTTGGAAAAGATTCCAGCGCGTCCCTCTTCTTCGGCTGCAACAGACGGTCACGGCGCTGCTCCCAAGTCTTTAGGAGAGATCAAGCCACAGGGACAACCTGCTCCGACAATCAAGGCCGACCTGCCACCCTCTGCTGAGATCGATATCAAAGAAAAAGAGACGGCTGCGAAGAAGCCGATGGCGTCACTGATCCTATCCGTTAAACTCGCGCTCATGGGAGATTTACGGCTGTTCCGTTATGAGATCGAGGTTGAGGATGACAAACAGGTGGTCACACTGAGCGGGCGGGTCGCGAATGAAGAAGACAAGACTGCCGCGACGGAGGTGGCGCAGGCTGTCAGCGGGGTGAAGGCTGTCACGAACAAGTTGATCGTGGAAAAAGATCTGGCGAAAACGTTACTGAAGAAACAGGATGAAATCCTCACGCTTCTCATTAAGGAACGCTTCGCGAAAAGCGCGACCTTGAAAGCGGCAAACTTCGATGTGAAGACAGAGGAAGGCATCGTTCAGCTCAATGGAACGGTTCGTTTTCAGGTGATCGCCCTCGAAGCTGCTGAGGCAGCTCGGCAGGTGCCGGGCGTTCGAGCCGTCAATACCGAAAAAATCCGCCTAGAGGGTGAGAGCT
- a CDS encoding MFS transporter, translated as MSEAAIDSPEPHSTARRGHGWELIKTRNFGFLFAGQTISQIGDSLNKVALLWFVYEMTGSALKMTVVGLLQTLPPLLFGPLIGVYLDRVRKKPVMIGVDLLRTLMVLMIPLLYAMGALTLDRLYVLVFATAIFSTVFGPALTSAVPLIVAKDRLVAANALMQTTTNVGLLVGPAVSGLGIALIGAQNVLYVDAATFFFSALCLFPIQVHETLNRGRVTGDGLMGGITSDLLAGFRFVFVEQKTVLMLMLTASLYSVGISAFIFLLPVFAKEVLGVGPVQLGWLWSALGVGMLLASLSLTSVTQGDVSWRLRFMSGALAIGGLAVAALGFLDAPVAAGALIAVIGGSTAMFTPLVWTMLQELTPTHLLGRVFTSFATGGMAASMAGMAGFGWAADTIGPATCLGGISLILLMTAASAWLFSFYKSHAQTLVVPSRGSFAA; from the coding sequence ATGTCTGAAGCAGCCATTGATTCACCAGAGCCCCACTCCACGGCCCGCCGCGGTCATGGGTGGGAGTTAATCAAAACGAGAAACTTTGGATTTCTGTTTGCCGGGCAGACGATCTCTCAAATCGGTGACAGCCTCAATAAGGTGGCGTTGCTCTGGTTTGTCTATGAGATGACTGGGTCGGCACTTAAGATGACGGTGGTGGGACTGCTACAGACGCTGCCTCCCTTGTTGTTTGGGCCACTGATCGGCGTGTATTTAGATCGTGTTAGGAAAAAGCCGGTCATGATCGGTGTAGACCTTCTTCGCACATTGATGGTCCTTATGATTCCATTGCTTTACGCAATGGGTGCGTTGACGCTTGATCGGCTCTATGTGTTGGTATTTGCGACAGCGATTTTTTCAACGGTTTTCGGGCCGGCCTTGACCTCCGCCGTTCCGCTGATCGTGGCAAAGGATCGATTGGTGGCGGCCAACGCACTCATGCAAACCACGACGAACGTGGGACTGCTTGTTGGCCCAGCCGTGAGCGGACTGGGGATTGCTCTCATCGGGGCGCAAAACGTCCTGTATGTTGATGCCGCGACGTTTTTCTTCTCGGCGCTGTGCCTGTTTCCCATTCAGGTGCATGAAACGCTTAATCGTGGGCGGGTAACCGGCGATGGGTTGATGGGCGGTATTACCTCTGATTTGCTGGCAGGTTTCCGCTTCGTATTCGTCGAGCAAAAGACGGTCTTGATGTTGATGTTGACGGCCTCGCTGTATAGTGTCGGGATCAGCGCCTTCATTTTTCTCCTGCCGGTGTTTGCGAAGGAGGTTCTGGGTGTGGGGCCGGTCCAGCTCGGTTGGTTGTGGTCGGCTCTCGGCGTGGGGATGTTGTTGGCGTCTCTCAGTCTGACGTCGGTGACGCAAGGGGATGTCTCGTGGCGCCTGCGGTTTATGTCGGGCGCGTTAGCGATCGGTGGGCTTGCAGTTGCGGCTCTTGGATTCCTTGATGCGCCAGTCGCTGCGGGGGCGCTGATTGCAGTGATCGGGGGTAGCACGGCCATGTTTACTCCGCTGGTGTGGACCATGCTTCAGGAGTTGACGCCGACGCATCTCCTCGGTCGAGTCTTTACGAGCTTCGCCACGGGAGGGATGGCTGCGTCGATGGCCGGAATGGCTGGTTTTGGATGGGCAGCTGATACGATTGGTCCGGCGACGTGTCTTGGAGGTATTAGCCTGATTTTGCTCATGACTGCTGCGAGCGCGTGGTTGTTCAGCTTCTACAAGTCGCACGCGCAGACTCTGGTTGTTCCCTCGCGCGGCTCATTTGCTGCGTAG